In one Pirellulales bacterium genomic region, the following are encoded:
- a CDS encoding trypsin-like peptidase domain-containing protein, translating to MAIRVTCPNCRAKLQVRDEHAGKRGKCPKCGNALDVPNKLPVAEPSAFDTDLVPSTPRKSVPIPPPIPASHTQVDAPAFPADSSPEPARVDSASVVDVDIDVPARRRSATRRNATQPPWAWLAAGTAALIFATAGLIYALRPASSPRAASGEVAAARSAPQDGEPTAFNRAPFNPHPRADAADKPKPVAGAPLEDVVEYVKHGIVKIETSDSLNNRRGLGSGFVIDRSGLVATNYHVVSDASKADVVFNDGTRFGVEGYLAIDRHSDLAIIKLNGAPADVQALELNFGDGPRDAAQVYAIGHPQDNEFTTTGGIVGRVLHTTQLPADTRQWLTSTLEGSDDDLWIQHDAKIAPGNSGGPLINARGEVVGVNSWVNQKLGLGYAIHARHLHELERHQETAVVPLKLRRRSVPEPSQPQFAALLTASDRLKKLRAELASKNWRPQQDDDYVALDELARTITAIKYVQSNPGAQLPMPLDEQQAVIRECDQAVAELRSVPWRDGDQMRPINAHAGKDRAPYGGAFVFGRVKKVFSGDDAESALWIELVGSSEQYFLPLDEPITGLSAGDCVLVLGIAHPKTVAVGDNPLKPTKVPVLLSKVVLPLGKS from the coding sequence ATGGCTATTCGCGTGACCTGCCCCAACTGCCGGGCGAAGCTTCAAGTCCGCGATGAGCACGCGGGCAAGCGGGGAAAGTGTCCGAAGTGCGGCAACGCGCTCGACGTGCCGAATAAGCTGCCTGTCGCTGAGCCAAGTGCGTTCGATACCGACCTTGTGCCTTCGACGCCGAGAAAGTCGGTACCCATCCCGCCGCCCATTCCGGCAAGTCATACACAGGTTGATGCGCCGGCATTCCCTGCAGATTCATCGCCCGAGCCTGCGCGCGTCGACAGTGCGTCCGTAGTGGACGTTGATATCGATGTTCCTGCGCGGCGTCGATCGGCAACGCGACGCAACGCGACGCAACCGCCTTGGGCATGGCTAGCCGCGGGAACCGCGGCGTTGATCTTTGCCACGGCCGGACTGATTTATGCGCTGCGTCCGGCGTCCTCGCCGCGAGCTGCGAGTGGTGAGGTAGCTGCCGCCCGGTCGGCGCCGCAGGATGGCGAGCCAACCGCCTTCAATCGCGCGCCGTTCAATCCTCATCCACGCGCGGACGCGGCCGATAAGCCGAAGCCTGTTGCCGGCGCTCCGCTGGAAGACGTGGTCGAATACGTCAAGCACGGCATCGTGAAGATCGAAACTTCCGACAGCCTAAATAATCGGCGCGGTTTAGGATCGGGCTTTGTCATCGACAGAAGTGGGCTCGTCGCCACGAACTATCACGTCGTGTCCGATGCATCGAAAGCGGATGTGGTATTCAACGATGGCACGCGATTTGGCGTCGAAGGCTATCTGGCGATCGACCGTCATAGCGATCTGGCGATCATCAAGCTCAACGGCGCGCCGGCGGATGTGCAGGCGCTAGAACTGAACTTTGGCGACGGCCCGCGCGATGCGGCGCAAGTCTATGCCATCGGACATCCGCAAGATAACGAGTTCACTACGACCGGCGGAATCGTGGGTCGGGTGCTGCATACCACGCAATTGCCGGCCGACACGCGGCAATGGCTCACCTCGACTCTCGAAGGGAGCGACGATGATCTGTGGATCCAGCACGACGCCAAGATCGCACCAGGCAATAGCGGGGGTCCGCTGATCAACGCGCGCGGTGAGGTGGTCGGTGTGAATTCGTGGGTCAATCAGAAACTCGGGCTTGGCTACGCCATTCACGCTCGTCATTTGCACGAGCTGGAGCGGCATCAAGAAACGGCGGTCGTGCCGCTGAAGTTGCGGCGTCGCAGCGTGCCGGAACCGTCGCAGCCACAGTTTGCGGCGCTGCTCACGGCTTCAGACCGGTTGAAGAAGCTGCGTGCGGAACTGGCCTCGAAGAATTGGCGGCCGCAACAAGATGACGATTACGTCGCACTCGACGAGCTGGCCCGCACGATAACGGCCATCAAATACGTGCAATCGAATCCTGGCGCCCAATTACCGATGCCTTTGGACGAGCAGCAGGCCGTGATCCGCGAGTGCGACCAGGCGGTTGCCGAGCTGCGATCAGTTCCGTGGCGCGACGGCGATCAAATGCGGCCGATCAACGCACATGCCGGCAAGGATCGCGCTCCTTACGGTGGGGCGTTTGTCTTTGGCCGGGTTAAGAAAGTGTTTTCAGGGGACGACGCCGAAAGCGCGTTGTGGATCGAGCTGGTCGGATCGAGCGAACAGTACTTCCTGCCGCTCGACGAACCAATCACCGGACTCTCCGCCGGAGATTGCGTACTGGTCCTGGGAATCGCGCACCCAAAGACCGTGGCCGTGGGGGACAACCCGTTGAAGCCGACCAAAGTCCCGGTCCTGTTGAGCAAGGTCGTCCTGCCGCTCGGCAAGTCGTGA
- a CDS encoding ABC transporter ATP-binding protein: MHLVDIHNVSRSYGQVRALRDVSFSLEAGIVGLVGNNGAGKSTLLKVLLGLLAPDAGGGTILGYDIRHATSALRGQVGYMPEAAATVPVLKGVEFVTLAGDLYGMPHRDARRRAHEVLNYVGLGELRYRRLEEYSTGNVQRLKLAAALVHDPKLLLLDEPTNGLDPEGRESMLELIEDLIHETGKSVILCTHLLPDVERLCEQIVVLHRGTVIRSGTMASLRLGESNCYDLAWLGDGERFLASLREAGIQIMNHSHPDRATVQAPTTWHNSQFFAVARSQDVVLTELRADEEDLERLFFRVTEDVTPQATVALQPQEPDDGH; the protein is encoded by the coding sequence ATGCATCTCGTTGATATCCATAACGTCAGCCGTAGTTACGGGCAGGTGCGGGCGCTCCGAGATGTGAGCTTCTCGCTCGAGGCGGGTATTGTCGGCCTGGTCGGGAACAACGGCGCCGGCAAATCGACCCTGCTCAAGGTCCTGCTGGGACTGCTAGCGCCCGATGCCGGCGGGGGCACGATCCTGGGCTACGACATCCGGCACGCGACGAGCGCTTTACGGGGTCAGGTCGGTTATATGCCCGAGGCCGCCGCGACAGTCCCCGTGCTGAAGGGGGTCGAATTCGTCACGTTGGCCGGCGACCTGTACGGTATGCCGCATCGCGATGCCCGACGCCGTGCCCACGAGGTACTGAACTACGTCGGCCTGGGTGAGTTGCGCTACCGGCGTCTGGAAGAATACTCCACCGGCAACGTGCAGCGTCTGAAGTTAGCCGCGGCTCTGGTTCATGACCCCAAGCTGCTGCTCTTGGACGAGCCGACCAACGGCCTCGATCCCGAAGGGCGCGAGTCGATGCTCGAGCTGATCGAGGATTTGATTCACGAAACCGGCAAAAGCGTCATCCTCTGTACCCACCTGCTGCCGGACGTCGAGCGGCTGTGCGAGCAGATCGTGGTGCTGCATCGCGGCACTGTGATCCGGTCGGGCACGATGGCCTCGCTCCGGCTGGGCGAGTCGAACTGCTACGACCTCGCCTGGCTCGGCGACGGCGAACGATTCCTTGCGTCCCTGCGCGAGGCAGGCATCCAGATTATGAACCATAGCCATCCCGATCGCGCAACCGTGCAAGCGCCGACCACGTGGCACAATTCGCAATTCTTTGCCGTGGCGCGCAGCCAGGATGTTGTCCTGACCGAACTACGCGCCGACGAAGAGGACCTCGAGCGGCTGTTCTTCCGAGTCACCGAAGACGTAACACCACAGGCTACCGTCGCTCTCCAACCCCAGGAGCCTGACGATGGGCATTAA